From the genome of Branchiostoma lanceolatum isolate klBraLanc5 chromosome 11, klBraLanc5.hap2, whole genome shotgun sequence:
GGTGATACCACTCGCAAACTTTACAGTTTAATCCATCTTTTGACTTTCTGATAATATTGAACCACATGTTGTTTTCCGTCAGCTGTCCAGCGGTGCGGCCCTGGGTGTGGGGATCTGGATGCTGGTGGAGAAGAGTACGTACAGCTCCCTCCTGGCCAGTCTGTTCTACCCCGTCACCATCTACATCCTCATCGCGGCGGGAACGTTCGGCTTCATCTTCGCAGTGTTCGGGTGCGCAGGCGCCATGACGGACTCCAGATGCATGCTGGCATTGGTGGGCATTCCTAGCTAGACACTCCGCAACATGATGATACAAGCTAAATCATCATTCTTCTAGGATCAACAAACTCGTGATTGGttaccgagaaggttatgttttgcggGTTTACTGGTGGGTTTGTGGATAGCATAATTACCGCGGAACCGTTACCGTAGAAAGACGGAGATGTTGGTGCAtaccaactatgcaaatgaagtccaaGTTATTGTGATAAATGACgagaatttcatacttgcggcGTTTgataagtaaaggtgaacatcattagACACATATACCATACAGAGCTGGgctaattaatgagaaaatgctataataTCCGTCTGTGCCAGGATAAAACTTTCATGCTTGGGTGATTTGGGTAGATAGTACTAGTAGCATCAATgaacattgattatgcaaatgaggacagtATTCGCAGTTCGCAAAAAAACCCAATAAGGAAGTTGTATGATATTTGagttgtaaatgatgggaatttgtatgattttttggcaaaggtatgaggtcttggaactgtagtcaattgattgattgttctgttgaaaacaaaatggatctaaatgtagttttgtttatctttaaaGGCACCTTCCCTACATGAACATGCCCCCCGTCAGGTGCGGATGTACATAGAATTTCAATTACAATATTGTATCTTTTTAACCAAACAATTCAACTGTTGTGTAGACTACCAGATTTCCGTATGATCCGAGgagaatgaaaatgaagaagtcTCAGTTGCACTTCTTGGTGTCTTGGGTCTTAAATCAACATGAATCATTTGCGGACTGTGCGGGTGACATGTCTCCGTATTGCATGGGGAAAAATGAGAGACAGAAATACAATATGCGTTGTTtcgggctcccttggaaatcagttacattgttaactgaagggaccaccctaaagattgatttAAGAAAGGTGGTATTTAGTGGCTAATTTCTATCGTTTCAGTTCTGGATCACGAGTTTCGTGGTGTTTACTGCTCTTGGATCGACAGGATTCCTCGCCCTGTACTACCACGATAATGTGGTGCGTATTCTGCATTACCGCACTTGTATTTCATTTCGGCTCGACTCGCCAAGGCTGCCCAGGTAGCCAcggtcattatcattatcatgccCCTCCTTTGATGTGTAATTCAATGTATTTTACAATTTCCAGTGTGTTTCGCTCTTTGATTGGACAGACATCATGACATGAAAAACTGGTGTCGGCGTGCTAGCTGTCGAAAACACAGTTACGGGCATTGGAttgaaaaactttattgcacggcaaCTGTACACGGTGCAATATATGGCAAAACTGTTatgcatagtacaaaatagaggtatataTAATacaacttaacatcctaattactaataaactacgcacaaaaagttcggaaacttaactttggtcgatcatatctccgttgtgtcttgatcaatttcaatgatttatatatcattgaaaagcttttgtgattttctctcccatgatacttaacttattattgttgtaaattaatacaacgagcaccagacctgcttatgcgagcgagtctcataaaaaaagtgcccaaattaccctactaatgtaaaacgctcaattcagtattttgtcttctgctggtagcacgtggcatttgtacgagggtgatgtgaaacttgaaccaacaaaacacattaatatgaaagccaaggaagTCTTCATCccaaaaaaaatgcgtaaaggagcctcagttatgatgagggtggcttaatactgagtacacagcccggcacatcctcctcatgcttctcaccagttttggtacgcggcccctggctattcttccacaaggagtcgtcgcaggtcgaccagtgttgttctgttgatcacaactgcatgcacagctcgcccaagctgatcagtgatcacagagtctgagactgtgttcaattgttgttaagatctgggctgcaggagggccattctatcctctgtattcctgcataggtactggaggtggtctgaaatgactctcacagactcattctgtatggacgtgcactatcatcttgcagaatggcacccagtctcataatcatattgcagagataaggatcttggaaatgtgactggatggagaaaggtgtctctatatcgacacatcgaagttgcttaggatgattagcctgttttttttttccgctGGCAGTTAGCGTTGTACTGCCTCACAATATAACACTGACAccaacaaacagtcagtctatctgtgtaacagtcagcatagggttctcctagccgccccaacactttaatttacccatccaacagtcgaaataaaccttctcttatctgtagctgtgaacataacattccaccacacactgttccattcacgatttggacgacaccaccacgaatgggtttggcgctgcgctataggtgtttgacactattatggaaatttgggcactttttttctacaacccactcgcgtaagcaggcctggtgctcgctccatcagattgcaattataatgagtaggGTATcagaggaaaggaaattacataggctttccaacgatacataatacattgaaatcgataaaaaaacaatggaaatatgatcaatcaaagtaaagtttccaaactttttgtgcgtagtttataataagggctagcataaatTTTTGATATAGTGTCACAATCGAGTAGGgactaatcattagtttcggtattctttctaatgacaaagcagcattttatatcattttgaattGTGGGTGTTGTTGCATTTAAAGATATATTCACATCTATCTTAACTtaggaaatgtgaataacttattacgtaaaacatcatatctagagcatttcattacaaagtgaaattcatcttcaatttgcttTGGAAAAAATGGGTAAAACCTTTGTATCTCCAGTTTCCCTCTAAGCCTGTTATGTACAaatgttgtttgtgttgttgtaaaGCTTCGAAAGGACATAAACATCAGACAGGCGATCAACGAGAGCGAGACCAACGGCCTCAAGGATGTCATTAACATGTTACAGGCAGAGGTAAGTGACAAACTCACTTTCTGTCTCCTCATGTTGTCTTTCCTATCCTAGATCCTGCTTTCGCCAGCGTTATGATATAAATGTTGGGATCTTTTTTAGGGCAGCATTGAACATGTTCTATTCCTATATAGGTTTGGTGTACGACTAAACGCGACGTACGGCATCGGTGAAATTAGCCTCTTTATTGCAGGTTTCAATGGGAGCAAGAAACTGGAATATGTCCCCTTGATAAAGCGGCTCTGATATCATAGTGTCAGCCTAGCCCCTAGTTCAGTTAGAACAGTCTGGAATAGTAGGGGGGACGAGGGTATTAGGGCAGACGACTAGACCCCAGGGTGAGAGAGCACAGAGGACATTAAatcattgaaagcctttcttggtgggatttttgtgtgaaatcttgGCAACTCTGGGGTGGCTTCatacttgtagaatttgttgacaaaaacgacctttctccatctttttgtcttgtGGATCCCCGCGAGATAGTGGAATAGTCGCGAGCGGGCCCTTTCAAGACaaatggactgactcaagtgctctgactcgggggtgtttccccggagGATAGCCGTATAGAACTTCGTAATTCTGTTAGATGACAGTGTACAGAACAGGTTAGAATTGGAGGTTTTTTTCCTTGACTAGAATCTTTCATTCCTGAGATAATAACACCTAATTTCTGTCGACTTCCCCATAGGAATGCGTGTAATATTGGGACAAACTGTAATACCGTAGTCCCCGCCCCAGTACAGCACTCACGTTCTGAAGATCCACGTACGTTTAATAACATAACGACGTTCTAGTGCATCTTTGTATGAAGTGTGTACTTGAAAGATCGCATGGTTATGTTTGTGGTAAGCGGAGAAAGTGCTGTATATCAGAGCCGCTCGACCTTCACTAATTTCAACGGTTCTATTCTCCATGTTACATAGTTTCAGTGCTGCGGTGAGCGGGGGAATTCTGACTGGCATCCGCTAACCATTCCCACATCGTGCTGTCCCGAGGACCCGTCTGGCCAGTGTGTGTTTTCTACCACTTATGATAAGGTGCGCAACGTTATATCTATTTGAAATACTGATGTTTCACACTGTTCATGATGAATCCTCCCAAGTCTAGCTTGATCAATATCTGCTTTGACAAAACTTACCCGACATGACTAATTGATACGGTATATACTACCGTTTATACCGTTGAAGGTGTTGATCATTACAAATATTTTAAGGGATGTGAGGAGTCTCTGGAGAAGTGGGTACGCGAGAACGTCTTCCGTGCTGGGTGGATCGCACTGGGTCTGAGTCTGGTGCAGGTCAGTTTTTATAACGCACCATACAGACAGTTATTTACACATCTAGTAtctatgtatatgtcacagtagagatggcgattcaggacaatcggcgattgtcctaggacagatcgcgatcgccgtttgtcctaggacagactgcgatcgcgatctgtcctaggacaatcgccgattctactagtagagattgtgatcgcaatctgtcctaggacaaacggcgattctacttgaacaaattctgcgatcgcgatttgtcctaggacaatcaccgcttctactagtagagattgcgatcgcaatctgtcctaggacaaacggcgattctacttggacaaattctgagtatatggaaatgctttggaaaatagaataaataattgcattacatttcaatcatgtttaacatgctacctacatttcacaattattaactattttaggtgaattagttcatatttcatgatggaTAAATTTCATGTGAGTGTGTTTTCTGATAAAGCCGAGTGACAAAATTTTAATAACGTGTGAAATATATCAGTTGGAAGACGatgatccaacaatgtttcggtatgcaaattttgaggtgtcaacaTAATACTGTACTCAGTTTCAgacctattgaattcacaaccttaggagaacaataacaattgtaaagtgataaaacaggtgtcaaaatatcaatctcagtttcaagatactacagtttcacacctatatcatttcacagtcagacatatactgaatgattttACAACTTaggcagaacaataaaaattAGAGGGTGATCAAACACTTTTGCtatatattgctgtttcctttatcttagcatcaattgagtttgtaaatactaaatcagagtttgtaaatactaaataaaatcatggtttataaaaaaatattgctgtttccgtaatatcttagcatcattaagtttggatcgccgtttgtcctaggacagattgcgatcgcaatctctactagtagaatcggcgattgtcctaggacagatcgcgatcgcagtctgtcctaggacaaacggcgatcgcgatctgtcctaggacaatcgccgattgtcctgaatcgccatctctactgtgacatatatatttgATGATGACATCGTCCAGATTCAATGTTATAAATATtctaattttgtacatgtagatatttacACTACCTTATTTGTACTGGTATCGATGGAGTTCATATCTAAGTTCAATGTTGATTCATGTATCTCTTCAAGAGATGAGAGGCCACGAAGTAGTTGGTCAGTGATGATGCTTGGACGCTTAAGTTCCCCATGGTTCCTCCAACGCACTTTTTACATTACCAACAACCTGCTTAAGCCGTAAGAATGCGGTTGAAATCTTTGAATTTGTCACTCATcataaaaaaggggcgtggcaaAAGCCTGAATTGTCGTCAGAAACATTTTTGATACGAAAGAATTTTCATGTCAATCATGAAATACACCGGTCAGATCTGTCCTAGGATCATCtgcaaatgaaataaatgtcCATAGAGATAATACTAGTAGGCGGTACTGCAGCTGATAAATATAACATATGTACATACAAGTAatgtatatgattttttttaattcaacagtcaccaaaacaaaacaaacttttgaTGTGGCTTGATCGATTCCATACCtacaatgtagtaatgcatATGATTATTTGAATGTTTGAATACCAGTCTCCTCGCTGTcgttttcccaagaactacgaATGATTAGTTGAATGTTTCGTCATACTGTTACCTAATTTGACGCTTTTACGTATTTAAGACCACAAAGAGTCCAGCATACTTGTCAAATTTGTTACATCGCTTACATATGCTGTTTGCAGGAAGACAACTTATCTACCAAGTATAGATATGGCcgaattctgtaaaaaaataataatcggGCCAATTCAACATCCTAATGTAAATCGACTGTAACTTGTGCAGGGCCGAAGGCTAAAGGTTGAAGTGACATCTACATGGAATTAGGTAAAATGCATCATTACTTATCGTTAGTGTCAAATCGATTCACCGACAAAGGGAAATGTTTGTTGTCATGTTGACAGGTGTTGGGGCTGATCCTGACGTGTTGCCAGTACAAGGCTCTTCATGACTGGAACAAGAAGGTGGACTGAGCCGTCTGGATTCGCATAATTACACACAAGACACTGGACGTCTCTGTATTGGAATGATTGAAACTAACACCAATAATGACGGCATTCAGAACAGCCAAAAGAACTCACATGGCTTATTTCTCTAGTGGCACATGTCATTTGGGTGTAATTTTTACACAGGCACGTGTTGAACAGTCACCCGTTAGAGTTTTAAAAACTTCAAGACAAAATGTGTTCTGAATGTTTCTTACTATTCTAATCTACTTTTCACAGCGACGCATGTGCAGTGGCATCATGAGCCACAACAAGAATGgaaattacaaattacacaaCTTCCGAAATGTTTGTTATTATTTCGTCTGCAAATCATCTACTACCAATATCACTATGCAATTATAGATAATGGTAAAATTATAATGAGCTACCTTCTCGAAATTGTGTCCTATATGTTTCAAAGGGCCAGTAAAATTTACAgatctttctttttcattttaatttctttctttaatAACGGTTTGTAGTGCGAGGGTACTATGGTAACTACATCTTGTATTTGTGACTTTTGAAATATATCTAAGATACTttctacacaaccaagagatttattccaccgacgtttcggtgaccatctgtacATAACcctcttcaaggcaattctgactggttcacatagtaatgcagcacaggtgtcgctgcttatacatggtcaccgaaacgtcggtggaataaaataaatctgttggttgtgtgaaaagagtttttattcagtgacttaccaacctgatgaagctattcacggATATATctaagatatatgtatataaaattTAGCTAACATGAGAACAAAATCAATATGTTATGCATGTGTAGTAAGGTCCATACAGTTCTGACTGAACATCTAGTGGATGGAGAATAAACAGGTACTAGGACAATGTCTCCATTTGCCTCTTGGCTTTCTttgtcctcttcttcttcaacCCCGTTGAGAATCTGTTTGGCTACCGCTCTTCTGCAATGGCCACCGTTGGCTGGTGCTGCTCATAGTCATCACGAGAACCGTGTAGTAAGTAACAATGACGGTTGAAACACGAAATCTGAAGAATCCggttcacatttgaaacaagtTTTCAGTTTACAACTCCTGGCCATGAGACCTTTCCATCGATccaatgagcccaagtttggcccatTTGAAGACACTGTTAAAACAGCTAGGGTTAGCCCGTAAGACCTTTTAACATTCATAACTCgggaacaaagcacgatatttcaAATTCGATTTTAGTTTacaactcctggccaaaagaccttccCAATGAGCCCAAGTTCGGCCCATTTGTAGTCACAGTGACAAAAGACTAGGGTTAGTCCGTAAGATCTTTTAACACTCATAACTCgggaacaaagcacgatatttgaaatccgttttcagtttacAACTCCTGGCCAAGAGACCTTTCCAATGAACCCATTTGAAGGCACATGACAAAAAGCTAGGGGTATGGTTAGTGGAATATTCGCAACGCCACGCCCATCTCCCGCGCCTCAGGTCGGTGATGGAGGGATAAGGAGTGCCGAAAAAGTCCCCATCCCCGACCAGAACGCGAGGAAAATGCTTCCAGCGAGCACCACTAGGGTGGGCGGGGGAAAGCTACCCTACACCACCCCTCCCGGGCTACTGTTTCCCGTCGGTGCCTCCTACCCTTCGCCTATTCCCTCCAATCCCCGCCAGCTTCCTCTCCCCACAGGCAAACTACGCACTTCCCGCTGCATCTCCCCTCTTTATATACCCCTGCCCTCGTTAGCACACCTGCACTGTTACATACCTCCTCTGATTGGTTACCATCTAATAATTAGATAATTAGACACCTGTCTGAGGGGCGCGGGGACAGGCGTGGCGCCGCGAATAGCATGATCACAATAATCTGAGCTTTGGTgaacacagatacatgtaaaaggCCTATGCTTTAAAGTTACGCCCTACAAAGtatattgaaatacattttatctgcgGATGTCCCAAATTCGAAgcagaaagaaacagattattcacgaaagtatctgAAATCTCTGaaagcttttctagattaagaaatacaggTGGGTGGGTAAAATTGACAAAGGTGTGCAAATAAGCTGAACTAGAGTCATATGTAGATAGTAATGCAGCCATCTTTAATATCAAACCATGACAAAAATGAAAGACATTTCCAGTTTGTAGTCATCATGGTAAAGATACAAATTCCTTTACTCACAAACCACATCATGCACAATCCCAATGTTGAAAAATTATGCATTAAGCAAAAAGTCGGACCAAAAATACACTAAACACTTCAAGACTAAGCATTCAATGTAATCTCTCAGACTGAATGACAAAAAGgctatttgcaagtaaatacaCAAATATTTCCCTTCAATAAATGACATAGATACagcagctcagaaaaggacaagaaatagccatgcctttaagtatcagacttttcaacctaggattgatgtgtttaaaaattcgtattttcctagaacgatcgtagagtggaactcgttacaaccaagtacagtggaagcatcctcattagatagctttaaacaatgcatgcagttagatatgcggaggttagacgtgacaggtcgttcggtgtaatataaccagctgctgccgcgccgcgtgcctgcgaagctggtgtgttacgccgaatggcggttataccggctatatagatacagatacagacatctGGACAACTCGTTAGTTTTCATACTGAAGAGGGGTAAAAGTTGTACATCCTGGCACTTGAAGATAAgcattttttttgaaaaaactATGACAAGcagaatggactcttcctatatatatatatacttgctGGACAGTTGTCATTACAGTCCAACAACCACCATTGCAGCTAAACAACCTGAGAGATCTAGTTTTTTTCGGGAGAATACATTTCTCACTGGAAACGCTGCAGTATTTTTGAGGTAGCCTAGAATTTTTCAGTTGCTATTATTGCTTTCTACAGTGAATTGCTTAGCATCATAACAATTTTGTAATGATTAAAAAACAGCCTTCCTTGCTGATGAGCCCTTTAGAATATATTCTAGTGTTTCAAAGGATGTAGGTGCAAATCACTTAATATCATGTGACTACATTTATGTCAGAATCCTGATTGAAATGACTGATAAGACATGCTTGGATGTCTGTACTATATCTCATGCAGACTTTGATACTGATTGTGTATCCACATTGTTTTCAGgggtttgtgtttttgctgcTCCAACGCACACAACATTGGGACTCATAATAGGTACACTCAAGGTACGTGACACGACTTGGGTAGCCGCTCCAGTGGATGGCTGTGGGTTTGTGGGTACTGAGGAAAAAGTGCTGGCCAGCTCCACACGACACACATGGGTAGTTCTGTTTGTGTCTAACACTACAGAGGAAGCTAACACATTCTGACCTCCAGGTGATATCCCGGTGCATGACACCGGTGCAGGTAAGGTAGGATTGGTAGTTCCAGTGGAAGTTAAGCTTATGGCACCTGCTTGAATTCCAGGCTGCCTTTGCCCCATCAAAGCGGTGTCTGTCAACACTTGACCTGATGACTTTGACTGACTCACATGTCCCTGAAGGTGTGATGTCACAGTTTGTTGCCCTGAGGGTGCACAGAAGACCCGAGAAGCTGTGTTTGAACAGCCCGGTACAGCTGTCTGTAGGCTGTTCACAGTGCCAGTTGGAATGATGACTTTCCCTCCAGGCTGCACCTGGACTGGTACTGCTATCATGGTCTTCACACCACCCTGGTTCAGCAGAAGCTGCACATAGTGCAACCCCCCTGCAGTGTGGACAGGCAGTCCCTGCAGTAGGGATGGGGAGATGGTCAGGGTAGGTTGTCTTCCAGCAGAATGATTAGCTGCAGTGTAATTTGCCAGTGAGGTACGAGTTTGAAGTGGCATAGCTGAACTGGAGGAATCCACCACTGGATGAGGGTACGCCAAGGGAGCTCCTTGTGGACTGCCAAGGAGTTTTGGGGCAGCCTCCAGACCTGGACTTACAGAGACATTTTGTATCTTAGAAGGTGGGACTTGTACGGTTTCTCTGACAGATgttaaaacattttgtccatGGATATTGTTGGCATTTGGCAGTACCTCTTTTTGCTTTGGCTCTTTTGCTAGTCCCACAGTTTTGCTTCCATCCCTCACAGCTAGGAGTGGTGCTACCTGCCTGGTTTGCATGCCTACAGATAGTTCTTGGATGGTTGTACTGGCATTGCTGATGGCGGATGTTACCGAggtattgtttgttttcaagTATGAAAACACTACCTTTTGCTGAGGCAAGGGCATTACTGCAGGGGTAGATTTGACAAAACTGACGGAGGCAGGCACTGCTGGATGGTGTGCCTGTGTTGGTTGTTTCATTATTTGCTGATGTGATCCATGGCTGACAAGTACAGCAGTTGGACTTTCAGGTACTGGCATTCCTCCCTGTTTAACCCGAGGTTGAAGCAACACTCCATTTGCAGTTACCAGACTGGAAGTTTGAAGAACTGGTCGCACTGGGGGATTGACTATCAGCTGGGGATGCAGCGATGGCTGGCTGACATGCCCCCTGGTGACTGACTTGAGAGGTGCTGTCACTGTTGTGGTGGCTGTACTGTTCGACAACTGAAGGTTTGGGTTCAAGTTCATAGCCTGAATAGAATGTTGTGAACCAGCAACATTTGATGAGCCACCTAAATCCTTCTGTGACATACTTTGCACTGGACTCAATACCATTGGGCTTAATTTAAAGTGCATGACTTGTGCTGGAGTATTAGTTGTAGCTAGGTTGCTGTGTGTCTGGGGAACTGTTTGTGTAACTTGGCCCTGAGTTTTGCCATGTACGGGGACAGACTTCAGCTGTACAAGCTGCAACCTTTGCTGAGACTGGGAAGTGCTGGGACTGACTAGAGGTGCTGGTTTTTCATGCTGTACCATTGGTGTCAATGTTGATGCATGGACAACCTTTGCACCTCCTGCAGCGAAGGGTGTTGTCAATGGGTACATCTTACCAGTTGGGATTCCTGTCTTAATAAACTGTGTTGCTGCAGGTATATTGTGTAAGTTGGTCTGATTCTGTGGTATGTCTGCAGAAACAATTTTCAAGCCTCTCTGTACCAGTTGTGCAGCTGCTGGCCTCAGTTGTAAAGTGGACTGAGCCTGGCTTATATTAGATAGCACCACTTTTGTTGCTTGTTTCTGCTGCTGAGCTGTGAGCTGTGGCACAGCTTTAGCCAACTGAGCAGCACCTGGACATACTTCTGACCCTGCCATAAATGATTTTGCAATTATTGGTGGCATCCTGGAATTCTGCTGAAGCACAGTAGGCTTCAGATGGGTGGAGACAACATTGACGTCACCTGCAGCAGCTGTGGAGGCTGTTCTTGGTACTGGGTGTAGATGACCCACAGCAGTGTGATGTTGTTGGGCAGATGTGGTAGATAACCCGGGGGTCACCTGAGTCTGAAGCCCTTTGCCAGAACTGTGAGGAAATGCCAAGTCTTCTTCAATTTTTGACTTCTTTACCACAAGATTAGAGTGCTGCTGCATGGTAAGTGTAGACGTAACATTTCCTTCCCAAGTTTCAGGGTGAATTTTAGCTCTACTCACTTGAGAGCCAACAAGACTACTGTTTCCTTTTGGCTTAGTTGTAATGAAGTTTGACAGGCTTGGGACTGTTTTGGAAACGGCAGTTGTTCCAGAGTTGGAGGTAGGTTGGAGTTGGAGGTACACCACATGCCCTTGCTCATTGACCTGCTGGAGTAAATATATAGGTTGACTTGAACCACTCGTTTGCAACTGGAGGATCTGAGGCACTTTGGAGCTTCCTTTGACCCCCTTTGCACCAGTCTGCTGCTCCGTAGACATGTGCAGGGCTGGCACCTTCGGAGGCGTGGCACCTGCTGGGTTGGAAGGTAGAATTTGCTGAACATGTTGACCTGTGACAGTAGGTATCTTGGGACAGAGAATTCTTATTCCCTCCTGTTGTGGCTGGATTATTGGCAGTGTATTGCTCTCCTTGTTTTGGTGGAGTTGGTATACCATCTGACTGGGTACCTTGTTAACAGTCACAGCTTTTTGTGCTGACTGTGGTGAGGCTATACTGCATTTGGTTTTCATAGACAGGAGGAGTTGTGCTGCTGTCTGGGGCTGGGACCCTGAGGCAGACAACTGGCCGGTGGAGCCTTTCAATGAGCCCCAAATGTTACTGGCTGCAGCTACTGGCTCCTTCACCATTGCTTCTCCCTTTACTGTCGGCTTAGTCTGTGTCTCTCTTGCAAATATTCTCTTTCTTGGTCGAAGTCTACCTAACTCTCCCTTAGTAACGACAGACCCTGTATGCTTGCTATCAATGGACCATTCCTCCTCAGAGTATGCCTCCTCTCCATCCActtcctcctcatcttcatTGGTACCTCCTTCCTCCTGCAGTTCCTCATCTTCTGCTTCCATCACTTCCTCTTCACTATCCCCCCATATGTCTATGACCTCCTCACTGCTGGGTGGTGTAGACTGGAAGTCTCGCCACTCACAAAGCAGTTTATTTCTGAAATAAAAGGAACGTTGACTCAGGCACACTGAAATCTTCCCTTACTTTAAGGTGAATACTAAGATTGGCTGAATACTACAATTGGCTAAACATGGCCTTCGTTTATTGATGAAGATGAAAAAATTAAAGAGAAATAATGAGCACTTGAAAAGAATAGTTAGACACTGCACACTGTCAGAGGATACTGCTAATATCTATTACTCTTAACATCATCTTAAAtaatttcttctcttttttaaatatacagtcaaacctgtctatagcggtcactcaagggactggccaaaactggccgctaagaacaggtggccgctatggagaaaatgttgattaattgaccacgagtgacacatattttcagtacccactgagatacatttattc
Proteins encoded in this window:
- the LOC136444409 gene encoding uncharacterized bromodomain-containing protein 10-like, with product MFSPSMPSGQAPTSPGKTDAVLRSRAKDILDSQPSRQSQDNLQSCSGLENCSTADMHSFKSATDERLSADKGQVQCTEDNTIGGFGACKTICKSDNAVDEQHGQNIVEQIQNDREPVLNDVELHVVSDSTSITGIKSNKEGLDGNLCVNHIVKQTELAKTEGSDYDRSTCYQEVSRRVVGNGTSSRSAMEMVGKVDSTDENGKGIGGQGEKEVVDVVGLHDALSNSKIVKRAVDQHVPNEGGRSDTPTKKQFKSEFKSTEEVRNWSHELQQGYRVLREIMVDHHKNISWPFLDPVDVEGENLWDYHDRIKQPMWLRKIKDKFHNSEYSSITEFVGDMRRVLENCYRYNGINHYVSKQAQKMEKVLEQKLALLSKTLREKTTLHMTSGGKYGEDPQSKRRSVVRSLQTTHDQTGSVILTYIRREIEAQEKEERRLRELEKREEWQKQQQEIIDWENKLLEETHLKELWEIPAIGHFLCLAQQILNIPEVVFYELERGLAMPQASSTLAMVFSYLLSTPHQRTKLSKKPYMPYCIWNKKLQERLQEWYDILDEQDTYEDAADFIGITREFFQELGERNPLVDKQYHELPFRQRVWILKSLCDNVYWSEVEIQETVDRLPVFEQREVILGYEADGCAYLHFPQFCGADLRIYKQRPLPIPRLQKTEKKTKKNLQLKTGLPNPVNTEVEGDKRQKSAEIDPNKDIKVSKDRNNEDEGLQNLQSSNHSESTNREKGQGDAAFHQIADTQEETVEDHTQSPSKSTASGLDSSQECSKVSSEETPVEEPPAEQCLHESGDSKLLQEDVTERETRVKKRKHSSVNRDSNSTKKLSPSKDNDKMHRVSKRKRAVFSNNRDSASPGMEALMSPRRSKRQKQQVEMYTTPDPRQKPRKLRDNKADAGEGKVSSCKKKRKKKRTKDKTICVEWSAELEEGPEFVTACESVEDLRNLIAQFAQPNAEDILKCNKLGKSAHRKRCVVDLHQVLLNLLTELEPWEQKLVKARTKARNKLLCEWRDFQSTPPSSEEVIDIWGDSEEEVMEAEDEELQEEGGTNEDEEEVDGEEAYSEEEWSIDSKHTGSVVTKGELGRLRPRKRIFARETQTKPTVKGEAMVKEPVAAASNIWGSLKGSTGQLSASGSQPQTAAQLLLSMKTKCSIASPQSAQKAVTVNKVPSQMVYQLHQNKESNTLPIIQPQQEGIRILCPKIPTVTGQHVQQILPSNPAGATPPKVPALHMSTEQQTGAKGVKGSSKVPQILQLQTSGSSQPIYLLQQVNEQGHVVYLQLQPTSNSGTTAVSKTVPSLSNFITTKPKGNSSLVGSQVSRAKIHPETWEGNVTSTLTMQQHSNLVVKKSKIEEDLAFPHSSGKGLQTQVTPGLSTTSAQQHHTAVGHLHPVPRTASTAAAGDVNVVSTHLKPTVLQQNSRMPPIIAKSFMAGSEVCPGAAQLAKAVPQLTAQQQKQATKVVLSNISQAQSTLQLRPAAAQLVQRGLKIVSADIPQNQTNLHNIPAATQFIKTGIPTGKMYPLTTPFAAGGAKVVHASTLTPMVQHEKPAPLVSPSTSQSQQRLQLVQLKSVPVHGKTQGQVTQTVPQTHSNLATTNTPAQVMHFKLSPMVLSPVQSMSQKDLGGSSNVAGSQHSIQAMNLNPNLQLSNSTATTTVTAPLKSVTRGHVSQPSLHPQLIVNPPVRPVLQTSSLVTANGVLLQPRVKQGGMPVPESPTAVLVSHGSHQQIMKQPTQAHHPAVPASVSFVKSTPAVMPLPQQKVVFSYLKTNNTSVTSAISNASTTIQELSVGMQTRQVAPLLAVRDGSKTVGLAKEPKQKEVLPNANNIHGQNVLTSVRETVQVPPSKIQNVSVSPGLEAAPKLLGSPQGAPLAYPHPVVDSSSSAMPLQTRTSLANYTAANHSAGRQPTLTISPSLLQGLPVHTAGGLHYVQLLLNQGGVKTMIAVPVQVQPGGKVIIPTGTVNSLQTAVPGCSNTASRVFCAPSGQQTVTSHLQGHVSQSKSSGQVLTDTALMGQRQPGIQAGAISLTSTGTTNPTLPAPVSCTGISPGGQNVLASSVVLDTNRTTHVCRVELASTFSSVPTNPQPSTGAATQVVSRTLSVPIMSPNVVCVGAAKTQTPENNVDTQSVSKSA